Proteins found in one Brachypodium distachyon strain Bd21 chromosome 5, Brachypodium_distachyon_v3.0, whole genome shotgun sequence genomic segment:
- the LOC100830894 gene encoding uncharacterized protein LOC100830894, which produces MEGKQLHPLLLPHPRLPFPGLLPHLPTSRFRRLHHRKPKATQLAVSLRRPRASQAETPGRGGWEWARHASAAALALHLAVCSLLSPFPNPARACVHPPPPAAAAAVEAQEEDDEEWEAALQQWKSKTYALSVPLRVVALRGSFPPTWVKDFVEAQGNRLKFSPEFRTSIDTLFTELSQCVEKGEVQSKSAMAADVVSIGDSWLGYAIRKGLVEPIKNAEEQDWYRSLSDRWKVHLRRNQNGEADSNGSVWGAPYRWGTVVIAYKKSKFKQHNLKPIQDWEDLWRPELAGKISMVDSPREVIGAVLKRLGSSYNTIDMETEVSGGREAILNSFVQLQKQVQLFDSMNYLKSFGVGDVWVTVGWSSDVIPAAKRMSNVAVVVPKSGSSLWADLWAIPCATRFQTDRIGGRTRGPSPLIHQWFDFCLQSARSLPFRQEIIPGASPLFLENPAPEVPQDVNKRKPKLETNLVRGVPPPEILERCEFLEPLPDKVLGDYQWLMSRVQRPHGGLLGNMLQKISNVLDLKSRF; this is translated from the exons ATGGAGGGGAAGCAGCTccatcccctcctcctcccccaccctCGCCTCCCATTCCCAGGCCTCCTCCCCCATCTCCCCACCTCCCgcttccgccgcctccaccaccgcaaGCCCAAGGCAACGCAGCTCGCCGTCTCCCTGCGGCGTCCGCGCGCCAGCCAAGCGGAGACGCCCGGCCGCGGAGGCTGGGAGTGGGCGCGGCACGcttccgcggcggcgctggcgctccacctgGCCGTCtgctccctcctctccccgttcCCCAACCCTGCACGCGCGTGCGTCCACCCGCCCCctcccgccgcggccgccgccgtcgaggcacaggaggaggacgatgaGGAGTGGGAGGCCGCGCTGCAGCAGTGGAAGTCCAAGACCTACGCGCTCTCCGTGCCCCTCCGGGTCGTCGCTCTCCGCGGCTCCTTCCCTCCCACATGGGTCAAG GATTTCGTTGAAGCGCAGGGGAATAGGCTCAAATTCAGCCCCGAGTTCCGCACTAGCATTGACACGCTCTTCACTGAGCTGTCGCAATGTGTGGAGAAGGGTGAAGTTCAGTCGAAATCCGCAATGGCAGCTGATGTTGTTTCGATTGGGGACTCTTGGCTCGGCTATGCTATCCGCAAGGGACTGGTAGAACCCATCAAGAATGCTGAAGAACAGGATTGGTATCGGAGCCTAAGTGACAGATGGAAG GTTCATTTGCGCAGGAACCAGAATGGGGAGGCAGATTCTAATGGCTCGGTATGGGGAGCACCATACAGATGGGGCACTGTGGTAATTGCTTACAAGAAAAGCAAGTTCAAACAACACAACTTGAAGCCAATACAG GATTGGGAGGATTTGTGGAGGCCTGAACTTGCTGGGAAGATTTCAATGGTTGATTCTCCTAGAGAGGTCATTGGTGCAGTTCTTAAGCGGCTGGGATCATCATACAACACGATTGACATGGAAACAGAAGTCAGTGGCGGCAGGGAAGCAATCTTGAACAGCTTTGTTCAGCTACAAAAGCAG GTTCAACTATTTGACAGCATGAACTATCTGAAATCgtttggagttggtgatgTTTGGGTTACAGTGGGTTGGAGCAGCGATGTCATCCCTGCGGCAAAGAGAATGTCTaatgttgctgttgttgttccCAAGTCAGGCAGTAGCCTCTGGGCTGATTTATGG GCGATACCCTGTGCGACAAGATTCCAAACTGATCGAATAGGTGGTAGAACTAGAGGGCCATCTCCGCTCATCCACCAGTGGTTCGACTTCTGCCTGCAGAGTGCCCGAAGCTTGCCATTTCGCCAAGAAATCATCCCAGGAGCATCGCCACTGTTCCTCGAGAACCCAGCCCCAGAGGTTCCTCAAGATGTGAACAAGAGAAAGCCGAAGTTGGAGACGAACCTTGTCAGAGGAGTACCTCCGCCTGAAATCCTGGAAAGATGTGAGTTCTTAGAACCTTTGCCAGACAAAGTGTTGGGTGATTACCAATGGCTGATGTCGAGAGTGCAGAGACCACATGGCGGTCTGCTTGGAAACATGTTGCAAAAGATATCAAACGTCCTAGACTTGAAATCTAGATTTTAG
- the LOC100831503 gene encoding thylakoid lumenal 29 kDa protein, chloroplastic isoform X4, translating to MRWSSKGGESMAGATFLSAPALLGPRAGGLPSVSVTSSPARRQHAYVCCHAKAGGSEAAAAAREEPPRFRRRDLIGGCMGTAVGLEIIDGSTGVATAADLIERRQRSEFQSSIKGTLTAAIQAKPELVPSLLTLALNDAMTYDKATKSGGPNGSIRLSAEINRPENSGLSAALDMLTDAKKEIDSYSKGGPIAFADLIQIAAQQALKQTFLDAAIAKTGGNEEKGRTLYSAYGSSGQWGLFDKIFGREDTQEPDPEGRVPKWSSASVQEMKHKFIAVGFGPRQLAVMSAFLGPDQAATEAKLIADPDCRPWVEKYQRSRETVSRTDYEVDLITTLTKLSYLGQKINYEAYTYPKQKINLGKLKL from the exons ATGCGCTGGTCGTCCAAGGGAGGAGAATCAATGGCGGGCGCGACCTTTCTCTCCGCTCCCGCGCTGCTTggcccccgcgccggcggcctcccTTCCGTCTCAGTCACATCATCCCCGGCGCGCAGACAGCATGCATAC GTATGCTGTCACGCCAAAGCCGGGGGCTCCGaggctgctgccgccgcacgCGAAGAGCCTCCGCGGTTCCGCAGAAGAGATTTGATCGGGGGCTGCATGGGCACCGCCGTTGGCTTG GAAATCATCGACGGGTCTACGGGAGTGGCTACCGCGGCCGATCTGATTGAACGCAGACAACGCTCTGAGTTCCAAT CAAGCATCAAAGGCACCCTCACAGCAGCCATACAG GCGAAGCCAGAGCTCGTCCCATCTCTGTTGACATTGGCACTGAACGACGCCATGACATATGACAAG GCCACAAAGTCAGGAGGGCCAAATGGATCGATCAGGCTAAG TGCAGAAATAAACAGACCTGAAAACAGTGGGCTTTCTGCTGCTTTGGATATGCTAACTGACGCGAAGAAAGAGATTGATTCCTATTCCAAGGGAGGTCCCATTGCATTTGCAGATCTGATCCAAATAGCCG CACAACAGGCGCTCAAGCAAACATTCCTTGACGCAGCCATTGCAAAGACCGGTGGGAACGAAGAAAAGGGAAGGACCCTGTACTCTGCATACGGTTCAAGTGGACAG TGGGGTCTTTTCGACAAGATATTCGGGCGCGAGGATACACAAGAACCTGATCCAGAGGGAAGGGTGCCTAAGTGGAGCAGTGCTTCAGTGCAGGAAATGAAGCATAAGTTCATCGCCGTCGGTTTCGGTCCTCGTCAG CTTGCTGTGATGTCAGCATTCTTGGGTCCTGACCAAGCCGCCACGGAGGCGAAACTGATAGCTGATCCAGATTGCCGCCCATGGGTCGAGAAGTACCAGCGCAGTCGTGAGACCGTCTCCCGGACTGACTACGAG GTTGACCTGATAACCACGCTGACGAAGCTCAGTTACCTCGGCCAGAAGATAAACTACGAGGCGTACACGTATCCCAAGCAGAAGATTAACCTGGGTAAACTGAAGCTGTGA
- the LOC100833346 gene encoding WRKY transcription factor WRKY51: MAVDLMGCFAPRRADDQLAIQEAAAAGLRSLELLVSSLSAAPSSKAAHPQQQQQQPFGEIADQAVSKFRKVISILDRTGHARFRRGPVESPPHAPVVSAPPPPPPPQAAPVATVVAPVVVAPQPQPQSLTLDFTKPNLTMSAATSVTSTSFFSSVTAGEGSVSKGRSLGKPPLSGHKRKPCAGAHSEANTTGSRCHCSKRRKNRVKTTIRVPAVSSKIADIPADEFSWRKYGQKPIKGSPYPRGYYKCSTVRGCPARKHVERATDDPAMLVVTYEGEHRHSPVPLGAPSPMPPMSAAASGVASLSAGNGHA; the protein is encoded by the exons ATGGCCGTGGACCTCATGGGCTGCTtcgccccgcgccgcgccgacgaCCAGCTCGCCATCcaggaggcggccgccgccggcctccgcaGCCTGGAGCTCCTCGTCTCGTCCCTCTCCGCCGCGCCTTCTTCCAAGGCGGCGCATcctcaacagcagcagcagcagccgttCGGGGAGATCGCCGACCAGGCCGTCTCCAAGTTCCGCAAGGTGATCTCCATCCTCGACCGCACCGGCCACGCCCGCTTCCGCCGCGGGCCCGTCGAGTCGCCGCCTCACGCTCCGGTCGTCTCTgcccctcccccgcctccgccgccgcaggctGCCCCTGTGGCTACCGTCGTCGCGCCGGTGGTTGtcgcgccgcagccgcagccgcagagCCTGACGCTCGACTTCACCAAGCCGAACCTGACCATGTCGGCCGCAACCTCCGTGACCtccacctccttcttctcgtCCGTGACCGCCGGCGAGGGGAGCGTCTCCAAGGGCCGGAGCCTGGGCAAGCCGCCGCTGTCCGGGCACAAGAGGAAGCCCTGCGCCGGCGCGCACTCCGAGGCCAACACCACCGGCAGCCGATGCCACTGCTCCAAGAGAAG AAAGAACCGCGTGAAGACGACGATCAGAGTGCCGGCGGTGAGCTCCAAGATCGCCGACATCCCGGCGGACGAGTTCTCGTGGAGGAAGTACGGCCAGAAGCCCATCAAGGGATCCCCTTACCCACG GGGATACTACAAGTGCAGCACAGTAAGAGGGTGCCCGGCGAGGAAGCACGTGGAGCGCGCCACCGACGACCCGGCGATGCTGGTGGTGACGTACGAGGGCGAGCACCGCCACTCGCCGGTGCCCCTGGGTGCGCCGTCGCCGATGCCGCCCatgtccgccgccgcttccggcGTAGCTAGTCTTTCTGCCGGCAACGGGCATGCCTAA
- the LOC104581422 gene encoding putative F-box/LRR-repeat protein At3g28410, giving the protein MMDDHVETEHGGGCGGGGRDRLSGLPEDLIHGILLRLGSLPAAARTSGLSRRWRHVWATLPELDLVGPLHPDPGPQPISSFLRAVDAALAAYTAPTLAHLAIAMPEPPPLRPNGSGFVPFHVPGPRVSSWLRFAAARVVGSFSLAMDELELPPCGTAKEMALFLEGFVLRLRPAGLFADLTILTIHSAAMDGPELAAFVSAMCPRLTDLTLRDIAIVRCFDARHDASIRSASLRHL; this is encoded by the exons ATGATGGACGATCACGTGGAGAcggagcatggcggcggctgcggcggcgggggccgggACCGGCTCAGCGGCCTCCCGGAAGACCTCATCCAcggcatcctcctccgcctcggctcgctcccggccgccgcgcgcaccAGCGGGCTCTCCCGCCGCTGGCGCCACGTCTGGGCCACCCTCCCGGAGCTCGACCTCGTCGGCCCGCTCCACCCGGACCCCGGCCCGCAGCCCATCAGCTCCTTCCTCCGCGCCGTcgacgccgcgctcgccgcctacACGGCCCCGACCCTCGCCCACCTCGCCATCGCCatgccggagccgccgcccctccgccCCAACGGCTCCGGCTTCGTCCCCTTCCACGTCCCCGGCCCCCGCGTCTCCTCCTGGCTCCGCTTCGCCGCGGCCCGCGTGGTCGGCTCCTTCTCCCTCGCCATG GACGAGCTCGAGCTGCCCCCGTGCGGGACGGCCAAGGAGATGGCGCTCTTCCTCGAAGGCTTCGTGCTCCGGCTCCGCCCCGCGGGGCTCTTCGCGGACCTCACGATCCTCACCATCCACTCGGCCGCCATGGACGGCCCCGAGCTGGCCGCCTTCGTGTCCGCCATGTGCCCGCGGCTCACGGACCTCACACTGCGCGACATCGCCATCGTCCGCTGCTTCGACGCCCGCCACGACGCCTCCATACGTTCCGCCTCGCTCAG ACATTTGTAG
- the LOC100831503 gene encoding thylakoid lumenal 29 kDa protein, chloroplastic isoform X1, translating to MRWSSKGGESMAGATFLSAPALLGPRAGGLPSVSVTSSPARRQHAYIQVCCHAKAGGSEAAAAAREEPPRFRRRDLIGGCMGTAVGLEIIDGSTGVATAADLIERRQRSEFQSSIKGTLTAAIQAKPELVPSLLTLALNDAMTYDKATKSGGPNGSIRLSAEINRPENSGLSAALDMLTDAKKEIDSYSKGGPIAFADLIQIADCLNLLVPATAQQALKQTFLDAAIAKTGGNEEKGRTLYSAYGSSGQWGLFDKIFGREDTQEPDPEGRVPKWSSASVQEMKHKFIAVGFGPRQLAVMSAFLGPDQAATEAKLIADPDCRPWVEKYQRSRETVSRTDYEVDLITTLTKLSYLGQKINYEAYTYPKQKINLGKLKL from the exons ATGCGCTGGTCGTCCAAGGGAGGAGAATCAATGGCGGGCGCGACCTTTCTCTCCGCTCCCGCGCTGCTTggcccccgcgccggcggcctcccTTCCGTCTCAGTCACATCATCCCCGGCGCGCAGACAGCATGCATAC ATTCAGGTATGCTGTCACGCCAAAGCCGGGGGCTCCGaggctgctgccgccgcacgCGAAGAGCCTCCGCGGTTCCGCAGAAGAGATTTGATCGGGGGCTGCATGGGCACCGCCGTTGGCTTG GAAATCATCGACGGGTCTACGGGAGTGGCTACCGCGGCCGATCTGATTGAACGCAGACAACGCTCTGAGTTCCAAT CAAGCATCAAAGGCACCCTCACAGCAGCCATACAG GCGAAGCCAGAGCTCGTCCCATCTCTGTTGACATTGGCACTGAACGACGCCATGACATATGACAAG GCCACAAAGTCAGGAGGGCCAAATGGATCGATCAGGCTAAG TGCAGAAATAAACAGACCTGAAAACAGTGGGCTTTCTGCTGCTTTGGATATGCTAACTGACGCGAAGAAAGAGATTGATTCCTATTCCAAGGGAGGTCCCATTGCATTTGCAGATCTGATCCAAATAGCCG ACTGCTTAAATTTGCTTGTACCCGCAACAGCACAACAGGCGCTCAAGCAAACATTCCTTGACGCAGCCATTGCAAAGACCGGTGGGAACGAAGAAAAGGGAAGGACCCTGTACTCTGCATACGGTTCAAGTGGACAG TGGGGTCTTTTCGACAAGATATTCGGGCGCGAGGATACACAAGAACCTGATCCAGAGGGAAGGGTGCCTAAGTGGAGCAGTGCTTCAGTGCAGGAAATGAAGCATAAGTTCATCGCCGTCGGTTTCGGTCCTCGTCAG CTTGCTGTGATGTCAGCATTCTTGGGTCCTGACCAAGCCGCCACGGAGGCGAAACTGATAGCTGATCCAGATTGCCGCCCATGGGTCGAGAAGTACCAGCGCAGTCGTGAGACCGTCTCCCGGACTGACTACGAG GTTGACCTGATAACCACGCTGACGAAGCTCAGTTACCTCGGCCAGAAGATAAACTACGAGGCGTACACGTATCCCAAGCAGAAGATTAACCTGGGTAAACTGAAGCTGTGA
- the LOC100837841 gene encoding multiple organellar RNA editing factor 2, chloroplastic, translating to MATAARAIAAARLAQPLLVSRRLPSSSARPTRPRGGGGSAVRCMARRPDASYSPLRSGQGGDRAPTEMAPLFPGCDYEHWLIVMDKPGGEGATKQQMIDCYIQTLAKVVGSEEEAKKKIYNVSCERYFGFGCEIDEETSNKLEGLPGVLFVLPDSYVDAENKDYGAELFVNGEIVQRSPERQRRVEPVPQRAQDRPRYSDRTRYVKRRENQAYQR from the exons atggccaccgccgcgcgcgcTATCGCGGCCGCCCGCCTGGCGCAGCCGCTCCTCGTATCGCGGCGCCTGCCTTCCTCCTCGGCTCGCCCCACGCGGcctcgtggcggcggcggttccgCCGTCCGCTGCATGGCGCGGCGGCCTGACGCCTCGTACTCGCCGCTGCGGTCGGGGCAGGGCGGCGACCGCGCGCCCACGGAGATGGCGCCGCTGTTCCCCGGCTGCGACTACGAGCACTGGCTCATCGTCATGGACAAgcccggcggcgagggcgccaCCAAGCAGCAGATGATCGACTGCTATATCCAGACCCTCGCCAAGGTTGTTGGGAG cgaggaggaggcgaagaagaagatctaCAACGTGTCCTGTGAGCGCTATTTTGGGTTTGGGTGTGAGATTGACGAGGAAACATCCAACAAGCTGGAAG GCCTCCCCGGCGTTCTTTTTGTGCTTCCGGATTCCTATGTTGATGCAGAAAACAAGGACTATGGCG CTGAGTTATTTGTGAACGGAGAAATTGTCCAGCGATCACCAGAAAGGCAGAGGAGGGTGGAGCCGGTGCCTCAGAGAGCTCAAGATAGACCAAGGTACAGTGACCGGACTCGCTATGTGAAGCGGAGGGAGAACCAGGCCTATCAACGGTGA
- the LOC100831503 gene encoding thylakoid lumenal 29 kDa protein, chloroplastic isoform X2: MRWSSKGGESMAGATFLSAPALLGPRAGGLPSVSVTSSPARRQHAYVCCHAKAGGSEAAAAAREEPPRFRRRDLIGGCMGTAVGLEIIDGSTGVATAADLIERRQRSEFQSSIKGTLTAAIQAKPELVPSLLTLALNDAMTYDKATKSGGPNGSIRLSAEINRPENSGLSAALDMLTDAKKEIDSYSKGGPIAFADLIQIADCLNLLVPATAQQALKQTFLDAAIAKTGGNEEKGRTLYSAYGSSGQWGLFDKIFGREDTQEPDPEGRVPKWSSASVQEMKHKFIAVGFGPRQLAVMSAFLGPDQAATEAKLIADPDCRPWVEKYQRSRETVSRTDYEVDLITTLTKLSYLGQKINYEAYTYPKQKINLGKLKL, from the exons ATGCGCTGGTCGTCCAAGGGAGGAGAATCAATGGCGGGCGCGACCTTTCTCTCCGCTCCCGCGCTGCTTggcccccgcgccggcggcctcccTTCCGTCTCAGTCACATCATCCCCGGCGCGCAGACAGCATGCATAC GTATGCTGTCACGCCAAAGCCGGGGGCTCCGaggctgctgccgccgcacgCGAAGAGCCTCCGCGGTTCCGCAGAAGAGATTTGATCGGGGGCTGCATGGGCACCGCCGTTGGCTTG GAAATCATCGACGGGTCTACGGGAGTGGCTACCGCGGCCGATCTGATTGAACGCAGACAACGCTCTGAGTTCCAAT CAAGCATCAAAGGCACCCTCACAGCAGCCATACAG GCGAAGCCAGAGCTCGTCCCATCTCTGTTGACATTGGCACTGAACGACGCCATGACATATGACAAG GCCACAAAGTCAGGAGGGCCAAATGGATCGATCAGGCTAAG TGCAGAAATAAACAGACCTGAAAACAGTGGGCTTTCTGCTGCTTTGGATATGCTAACTGACGCGAAGAAAGAGATTGATTCCTATTCCAAGGGAGGTCCCATTGCATTTGCAGATCTGATCCAAATAGCCG ACTGCTTAAATTTGCTTGTACCCGCAACAGCACAACAGGCGCTCAAGCAAACATTCCTTGACGCAGCCATTGCAAAGACCGGTGGGAACGAAGAAAAGGGAAGGACCCTGTACTCTGCATACGGTTCAAGTGGACAG TGGGGTCTTTTCGACAAGATATTCGGGCGCGAGGATACACAAGAACCTGATCCAGAGGGAAGGGTGCCTAAGTGGAGCAGTGCTTCAGTGCAGGAAATGAAGCATAAGTTCATCGCCGTCGGTTTCGGTCCTCGTCAG CTTGCTGTGATGTCAGCATTCTTGGGTCCTGACCAAGCCGCCACGGAGGCGAAACTGATAGCTGATCCAGATTGCCGCCCATGGGTCGAGAAGTACCAGCGCAGTCGTGAGACCGTCTCCCGGACTGACTACGAG GTTGACCTGATAACCACGCTGACGAAGCTCAGTTACCTCGGCCAGAAGATAAACTACGAGGCGTACACGTATCCCAAGCAGAAGATTAACCTGGGTAAACTGAAGCTGTGA
- the LOC100831503 gene encoding thylakoid lumenal 29 kDa protein, chloroplastic isoform X3: MRWSSKGGESMAGATFLSAPALLGPRAGGLPSVSVTSSPARRQHAYIQVCCHAKAGGSEAAAAAREEPPRFRRRDLIGGCMGTAVGLEIIDGSTGVATAADLIERRQRSEFQSSIKGTLTAAIQAKPELVPSLLTLALNDAMTYDKATKSGGPNGSIRLSAEINRPENSGLSAALDMLTDAKKEIDSYSKGGPIAFADLIQIAAQQALKQTFLDAAIAKTGGNEEKGRTLYSAYGSSGQWGLFDKIFGREDTQEPDPEGRVPKWSSASVQEMKHKFIAVGFGPRQLAVMSAFLGPDQAATEAKLIADPDCRPWVEKYQRSRETVSRTDYEVDLITTLTKLSYLGQKINYEAYTYPKQKINLGKLKL; this comes from the exons ATGCGCTGGTCGTCCAAGGGAGGAGAATCAATGGCGGGCGCGACCTTTCTCTCCGCTCCCGCGCTGCTTggcccccgcgccggcggcctcccTTCCGTCTCAGTCACATCATCCCCGGCGCGCAGACAGCATGCATAC ATTCAGGTATGCTGTCACGCCAAAGCCGGGGGCTCCGaggctgctgccgccgcacgCGAAGAGCCTCCGCGGTTCCGCAGAAGAGATTTGATCGGGGGCTGCATGGGCACCGCCGTTGGCTTG GAAATCATCGACGGGTCTACGGGAGTGGCTACCGCGGCCGATCTGATTGAACGCAGACAACGCTCTGAGTTCCAAT CAAGCATCAAAGGCACCCTCACAGCAGCCATACAG GCGAAGCCAGAGCTCGTCCCATCTCTGTTGACATTGGCACTGAACGACGCCATGACATATGACAAG GCCACAAAGTCAGGAGGGCCAAATGGATCGATCAGGCTAAG TGCAGAAATAAACAGACCTGAAAACAGTGGGCTTTCTGCTGCTTTGGATATGCTAACTGACGCGAAGAAAGAGATTGATTCCTATTCCAAGGGAGGTCCCATTGCATTTGCAGATCTGATCCAAATAGCCG CACAACAGGCGCTCAAGCAAACATTCCTTGACGCAGCCATTGCAAAGACCGGTGGGAACGAAGAAAAGGGAAGGACCCTGTACTCTGCATACGGTTCAAGTGGACAG TGGGGTCTTTTCGACAAGATATTCGGGCGCGAGGATACACAAGAACCTGATCCAGAGGGAAGGGTGCCTAAGTGGAGCAGTGCTTCAGTGCAGGAAATGAAGCATAAGTTCATCGCCGTCGGTTTCGGTCCTCGTCAG CTTGCTGTGATGTCAGCATTCTTGGGTCCTGACCAAGCCGCCACGGAGGCGAAACTGATAGCTGATCCAGATTGCCGCCCATGGGTCGAGAAGTACCAGCGCAGTCGTGAGACCGTCTCCCGGACTGACTACGAG GTTGACCTGATAACCACGCTGACGAAGCTCAGTTACCTCGGCCAGAAGATAAACTACGAGGCGTACACGTATCCCAAGCAGAAGATTAACCTGGGTAAACTGAAGCTGTGA